A single genomic interval of Salvelinus namaycush isolate Seneca chromosome 41, SaNama_1.0, whole genome shotgun sequence harbors:
- the LOC120034434 gene encoding mitochondrial dynamics protein MID51-like, translated as MPLREMYLSGSLYDDLQVVTADHAQLMVPLTLEKNLWSSVPGEDTIMNVPGFWLIRRENLEYFPRGSSYWDRCMVGGYLSPKSVLEVFEKLVAGSINWPAIGSVLDYVIRPVVPSETLTLEVQYKTDRHLYVDFLPLLVMDDGASLIAKPHRLAAERHENLWRQSFRVAETVRLRALDQEDRGCRCACLKVTKAVCKLNPALARLSASQLTSAILLLSEKEGDWTQEALADRFLQLLRSLVGHLEAGRLPCALIPKVNLFCELTPVEVDELGYTLYCSLSDPEGLLRTPHSD; from the exons ATGCCCCTTCGAGAGATGTACCTCAGCGGCAGCCTCTACGATGACCTGCAG GTGGTGACAGCGGATCACGCTCAGCTCATGGTCCCTCTGACCCTGGAGAAGAACCTGTGGTCGTCAGTCCCCGGTGAGGACACCATTATGAATGTTCCCGGCTTCTGGCTGATTCGCAGGGAGAACCTAGAATACTTCCCCCGAGGCAGCAGCTATTGGGACCGCTGCATGGTAGGAGGCTACCTCTCCCCCAAGTCTGTCCTGGAGGTGTTTGAGAAGCTGGTGGCGGGCTCCATCAACTGGCCGGCCATCGGCAGCGTTCTGGACTACGTGATCCGGCCGGTGGTTCCCTCGGAGACGCTCACCCTGGAGGTCCAGTACAAGACGGACCGCCATCTTTATGTGGACTTCCTGCCTCTGCTGGTGATGGACGATGGCGCCTCGCTGATCGCCAAACCACACAGGCTGGCCGCCGAGCGCCACGAAAACCTTTGGCGGCAGAGCTTCCGCGTGGCGGAGACTGTGCGCCTGCGGGCGCTGGACCAGGAGGACCGGGGCTGCCGCTGCGCCTGCCTCAAGGTGACTAAAGCTGTGTGCAAGCTGAACCCCGCCCTGGCGCGCCTGTCGGCCAGTCAGCTCACCAGCGCCATACTGCTGCTGAGTGAGAAGGAGGGCGACTGGACCCAGGAGGCGCTGGCTGACCGCTTTCTGCAGTTGCTCCGCTCGCTCGTGGGACACCTAGAGGCCGGGAGGCTCCCCTGTGCCCTGATCCCCAAGGTCAACCTGTTCTGTGAGCTGACGCCAGTGGAGGTGGATGAGCTAGGATATACCCTCTACTGTTCCCTCTCTGACCCAGAGGGACTCCTAAGGACTCCTCATTCTGACTGA